The following are from one region of the Marinomonas sp. CT5 genome:
- the gcvT gene encoding glycine cleavage system aminomethyltransferase GcvT — protein sequence MKRTALRDLHVASGARMVEFAGYEMPVQYPLGVMKEHLWTRESVGLFDVSHMGQVLLRGEHVKTALETILPVDVLGLEEGMQRYGMFTTEQGGITDDLMFANWGNEIFMVVNAGCKDQDFDYLKSSLVGCDVEVIEDRSLLAIQGPKARDVFARMVPDVLAMTFMQSQKFEWQGVELWVSCSGYTGEDGYEVSVPNHNAEAFVNALLAYDEVEWIGLGARDSLRLEAGLCLYGHDIDTGTTPVEASLNWAIQKVRRLGGEREAGFKGAEKILPQFVEKPARKRVGFLVDGRAPVRESVEIVNSTGDVKGVVTSGGFSPTLSQPIVMAYVSSQSLDVEESLFALVRGKSIPLTRTAMPFVPSRYFRG from the coding sequence ATGAAACGTACTGCTTTACGTGATCTACATGTTGCTTCTGGCGCTAGAATGGTTGAATTTGCTGGCTATGAAATGCCTGTTCAGTATCCGCTGGGAGTAATGAAAGAACATTTGTGGACACGTGAAAGTGTCGGTTTGTTTGATGTTTCTCATATGGGGCAGGTTTTATTGCGCGGTGAGCATGTCAAAACTGCACTTGAAACCATCTTACCTGTTGACGTATTAGGGTTGGAAGAGGGAATGCAACGCTATGGAATGTTTACTACCGAACAAGGCGGCATTACAGATGACTTGATGTTTGCTAACTGGGGAAATGAAATCTTTATGGTAGTGAATGCCGGCTGCAAGGATCAAGATTTTGATTATTTAAAGTCTTCTCTTGTCGGTTGCGATGTTGAAGTCATTGAGGATAGGTCGTTGTTGGCTATTCAAGGTCCAAAAGCACGTGATGTTTTTGCTCGAATGGTACCGGACGTTTTGGCAATGACTTTCATGCAAAGCCAAAAATTTGAATGGCAAGGTGTTGAACTTTGGGTTAGTTGTTCTGGTTATACAGGGGAAGATGGTTACGAGGTTTCTGTACCAAATCACAATGCTGAAGCTTTTGTTAATGCTTTGTTAGCTTACGATGAAGTTGAATGGATTGGCCTTGGTGCGCGTGATTCATTACGCTTAGAGGCTGGGTTGTGTTTATATGGTCATGATATCGATACCGGTACAACGCCTGTTGAAGCCTCTTTAAATTGGGCTATTCAGAAAGTTCGTCGGTTAGGCGGTGAACGTGAAGCTGGCTTTAAAGGTGCAGAAAAGATATTGCCTCAGTTTGTAGAAAAGCCTGCAAGAAAACGTGTTGGCTTTTTAGTTGATGGACGTGCACCCGTTCGTGAAAGTGTGGAAATAGTTAATAGCACTGGAGATGTTAAAGGTGTTGTGACTAGTGGTGGTTTTTCGCCAACACTTTCTCAGCCTATTGTGATGGCTTATGTCTCTTCGCAGAGCTTAGATGTTGAGGAGTCACTTTTTGCTCTCGTTAGAGGTAAAAGTATTCCGTTAACACGAACAGCAATGCCTTTTGTTCCTTCTCGTTATTTCAGAGGGTAA
- the glyA gene encoding serine hydroxymethyltransferase — protein MANTEAFFSQNLAERDQELFATIVEEQERQETGIELIASENITSKAVLEAQGSVLTNKYAEGYPHRRYYGGCEAVDVTEQLAIDRAKKLFNCEFANVQPHSGAQANGAVMLALLQPGDTIMGMSLSSGGHLTHGAAPAQSGKWFNAVQYEVNPETLLIDYDAIEAQALECKPKMIIAGGSAIPRQIDFKRFREIADKVGAYLFVDMAHIAGLVATGAHPSPLPHAHVVTTTTHKTLRGPRGGMILSNDVDLGKKINSAVFPGYQGGPLMHVIAGKAVAFGEALKPEFADYIKQVVANAKALAEVMVERGCDIVTGGTDTHLMLVDLRPKGLKGNAADAALERAGITCNKNGIPFDTEKPMVTSGIRLGTPAATSRGFGIEEFQKVGHLISDVLDGLVEMPEGNPEVEARVLAEVKELCKRFPLYR, from the coding sequence ATGGCTAACACCGAAGCCTTTTTCAGCCAAAACCTAGCTGAACGAGATCAAGAGCTTTTTGCAACAATCGTTGAAGAACAAGAGCGCCAAGAAACTGGCATTGAATTAATCGCTTCTGAAAACATCACTTCAAAAGCCGTTTTGGAAGCTCAGGGCTCCGTGCTAACTAATAAATACGCAGAAGGCTACCCTCACCGCCGTTATTACGGTGGCTGTGAAGCAGTTGACGTAACTGAACAACTTGCTATTGATCGTGCTAAGAAGCTATTCAATTGTGAGTTTGCAAACGTACAACCTCACTCAGGTGCGCAAGCAAACGGCGCGGTAATGTTGGCATTACTTCAACCTGGCGACACTATTATGGGTATGTCATTGTCTTCTGGTGGTCACTTGACTCATGGCGCTGCACCGGCTCAGTCGGGTAAGTGGTTTAACGCAGTACAATACGAAGTAAACCCTGAAACACTACTAATTGATTACGATGCCATTGAAGCACAAGCCTTAGAGTGCAAGCCAAAAATGATTATCGCAGGTGGTTCAGCGATTCCTCGTCAAATTGATTTCAAACGTTTCCGTGAAATTGCTGATAAAGTTGGCGCTTACCTGTTTGTTGATATGGCTCACATTGCTGGCCTTGTTGCAACGGGCGCTCATCCTTCACCACTACCACACGCTCATGTTGTTACAACAACAACACATAAAACACTTCGTGGTCCTCGTGGCGGCATGATCCTTTCCAACGATGTAGATCTTGGTAAGAAAATCAACTCTGCCGTATTCCCAGGCTACCAAGGTGGTCCATTGATGCATGTCATTGCAGGTAAAGCGGTTGCTTTCGGAGAAGCGCTAAAGCCTGAATTTGCCGACTATATTAAACAAGTAGTTGCTAACGCCAAAGCACTTGCAGAAGTGATGGTTGAGCGTGGTTGTGACATTGTTACAGGTGGTACTGATACACACTTAATGTTGGTTGACCTACGTCCTAAAGGATTGAAAGGTAATGCCGCAGATGCAGCTCTTGAGCGTGCCGGCATAACTTGTAATAAAAACGGCATTCCATTCGACACTGAAAAACCAATGGTAACTTCTGGTATTCGTTTGGGTACACCAGCAGCAACATCCCGTGGTTTTGGTATTGAAGAGTTCCAAAAAGTAGGTCATCTTATCAGTGACGTACTTGACGGTTTAGTTGAAATGCCTGAAGGCAACCCTGAAGTAGAAGCTCGTGTACTTGCAGAAGTAAAAGAGCTTTGTAAACGCTTCCCACTTTACCGCTAA
- the gcvH gene encoding glycine cleavage system protein GcvH codes for MSTIPENLKYADSHEWVLDNGDGTVTVGITDHAQDLLGDVVYVELPEIDSEVTATEQFSLVESVKAASDIYAPVNGTVVEVNDTLNDSPELINETPYEGAWIAKIKLSNEADLDKLLDSAGYAAAIA; via the coding sequence ATGAGCACTATACCAGAAAATCTAAAATACGCTGACTCACATGAATGGGTTCTAGATAATGGTGATGGCACTGTTACTGTTGGTATTACCGATCATGCACAAGACCTACTCGGCGATGTTGTTTATGTTGAACTACCAGAGATAGACTCTGAAGTGACAGCAACTGAACAATTTTCTCTTGTCGAGTCCGTAAAAGCTGCTTCCGATATTTATGCACCAGTAAATGGCACAGTAGTTGAAGTCAATGACACGCTAAATGACTCTCCAGAACTTATTAATGAAACGCCTTATGAAGGTGCTTGGATTGCCAAAATCAAGCTAAGCAACGAAGCTGATCTTGATAAATTACTTGATTCTGCGGGCTACGCGGCCGCGATCGCATAA
- the gcvP gene encoding aminomethyl-transferring glycine dehydrogenase, giving the protein MTSCIHDLLNNDEFIARHIGPDESEQAKMLAAIGIDSLPELIEKTVPEAIRQANLDLSANPVSESDALVELKAIATQNKVARSFIGMGYHDTHVPSPILRNLLENPGWYTAYTPYQPEISQGRLEALLNFQQVIIDLTGMEISNASLLDEATSAAEAMTLMKRSNRKKSDTLFVANHCLPQTIDVIKTRAELLEIQVVVDDINNFSQYDVFGAIFQYPGIDGTVIDLTQAIALAHEQGALVSVAVDLLSLVLLKSPGEMGADIVFGSAQRFGVPMGFGGPHAAFLATKDAFKRSMPGRVIGVSKDSHGKPALRMAMQTREQHIRREKATSNICTAQALLAMMAGFYAVYHGPAGLKKIATRIAALTNCFAKAIQEQGFSTNVNYFDTLIINTGEQTDDIMTKGAAKLMNFYKVSDSQVSISLNETTTPNDLMDLAECFGAELSLKDIANTETSFGFDTSMLRQDDILTHPVFNSHHSETELMRYLHQLEVKDIALNQSMIPLGSCTMKLNAASEMIPVTWAEFGRIHPFTPSNQVTGYQALLQELIEMLSKATGYDTVSLQPNSGAQGEYAGLIAIDKYHKSRGDHDRDVCLIPSSAHGTNPASAALAGMKVVIVKCDENGNIDLVDLAEKAEKHATQLSCIMATYPSTHGVFEEHIREVCDIVHKFGGQVYIDGANLNALVGVAPPGTFGGDVSHLNLHKTFCIPHGGGGPGMGPIGVKSHLAPFLPGHAVAPVMGMLEQHGAVSAAPYGSASILVITWMYIKMMGDKGLRDATFNAILNANYIAKRLGEHYPVLYTGKNGTVAHECIIDIRPLKAESGISEEDIAKRLMDFGFHAPTMSFPVAGTLMIEPTESENLEELDRFCDAMIQIRGEISKVQAGEWPLEDNPLVNAPHTADSLLDMEWNHAYSRKEAAYPLNWIKARKYWPPVGRIDNVYGDRNLFCECPPIDSYES; this is encoded by the coding sequence ATGACCTCGTGCATTCACGATTTGCTAAACAATGATGAATTTATTGCTCGCCACATTGGCCCTGATGAATCAGAACAAGCCAAAATGTTGGCGGCAATTGGCATAGACAGCCTACCAGAACTCATCGAAAAAACGGTTCCAGAAGCCATTCGTCAAGCAAATCTAGACCTTTCAGCCAATCCAGTTAGCGAAAGTGATGCACTTGTAGAGCTAAAAGCGATTGCCACCCAAAACAAAGTAGCACGATCGTTTATTGGTATGGGGTATCACGATACTCATGTACCATCACCTATTTTACGCAACCTACTGGAAAATCCTGGCTGGTATACAGCGTACACCCCCTATCAACCGGAAATATCTCAAGGTCGCTTGGAAGCTCTATTAAACTTCCAGCAAGTCATCATCGACCTAACAGGTATGGAAATATCTAACGCCTCGCTGCTAGACGAAGCGACATCCGCAGCCGAAGCGATGACTTTGATGAAGCGTTCGAATCGCAAAAAAAGCGATACACTATTTGTTGCTAACCATTGCTTACCACAAACAATAGATGTCATTAAAACGCGTGCCGAACTATTGGAAATCCAAGTTGTAGTTGATGATATCAACAACTTCTCTCAATATGATGTATTTGGTGCCATTTTCCAATACCCTGGTATTGACGGCACAGTTATTGATTTAACTCAAGCCATTGCGCTGGCACATGAGCAAGGTGCTTTAGTAAGTGTTGCAGTGGATTTGCTTTCTCTTGTTTTATTAAAATCACCAGGTGAAATGGGAGCTGACATTGTTTTCGGCTCAGCACAACGCTTTGGCGTCCCAATGGGCTTTGGTGGACCTCACGCCGCTTTCTTGGCGACCAAAGACGCTTTTAAACGCTCCATGCCAGGCCGTGTTATAGGTGTTTCAAAAGATAGCCATGGCAAGCCAGCACTCCGCATGGCAATGCAAACTCGCGAACAGCACATTCGTCGCGAAAAAGCGACTTCGAACATTTGTACTGCTCAGGCACTACTGGCTATGATGGCTGGTTTTTATGCTGTGTATCATGGTCCGGCTGGTCTTAAAAAGATTGCTACTCGTATTGCCGCATTAACGAATTGCTTTGCTAAGGCCATTCAAGAGCAAGGTTTTTCTACTAATGTTAATTACTTCGATACCCTTATCATTAACACTGGCGAACAAACAGACGACATCATGACAAAAGGCGCTGCGAAGTTAATGAACTTCTACAAAGTGTCTGATAGCCAAGTATCTATTTCGTTGAACGAGACCACTACGCCGAATGACCTTATGGATTTGGCCGAATGCTTTGGCGCCGAGCTGTCACTAAAAGATATTGCTAACACCGAAACCTCATTTGGTTTTGATACTTCCATGCTGCGCCAAGATGACATACTTACTCATCCCGTATTTAACAGCCATCACAGTGAAACAGAATTGATGCGTTACTTACACCAGCTAGAAGTGAAAGATATTGCCTTAAACCAGAGCATGATCCCTCTTGGTTCTTGCACCATGAAGCTAAATGCTGCATCAGAAATGATTCCTGTTACTTGGGCTGAATTTGGCCGTATTCACCCATTCACTCCAAGTAATCAAGTAACTGGTTATCAAGCCTTGCTGCAAGAGCTTATCGAAATGCTCTCAAAAGCAACTGGTTACGACACGGTTTCTTTACAGCCAAACTCTGGCGCACAAGGTGAATATGCGGGCCTTATTGCTATCGACAAATATCATAAATCTCGTGGTGATCATGACCGTGATGTCTGTTTGATTCCAAGCTCTGCTCATGGCACAAACCCAGCCTCTGCCGCATTAGCAGGCATGAAAGTTGTTATTGTTAAGTGCGACGAAAACGGCAATATCGATTTGGTTGATCTTGCGGAAAAGGCAGAAAAACATGCTACACAACTTAGCTGCATCATGGCGACTTATCCGTCTACTCACGGTGTATTCGAAGAACACATTCGTGAAGTGTGTGACATCGTTCATAAATTCGGCGGTCAGGTCTACATTGATGGTGCCAACTTAAATGCCCTTGTGGGCGTTGCACCTCCAGGCACCTTTGGTGGCGATGTTTCTCACCTTAACCTACACAAAACATTCTGTATTCCACATGGCGGTGGCGGCCCAGGCATGGGTCCAATCGGTGTTAAATCTCACCTTGCTCCTTTCCTACCTGGCCATGCTGTTGCACCAGTTATGGGAATGCTTGAACAACATGGCGCGGTATCCGCAGCGCCCTATGGCAGTGCGAGCATTCTTGTAATCACTTGGATGTACATCAAAATGATGGGCGACAAAGGCTTACGAGATGCAACTTTCAATGCGATTTTGAATGCTAACTACATCGCTAAGCGACTAGGCGAGCATTACCCTGTTCTTTATACAGGCAAAAACGGCACTGTGGCACACGAATGTATTATCGACATTCGACCATTAAAAGCAGAATCAGGCATCAGTGAAGAAGACATCGCTAAACGCTTGATGGACTTCGGTTTCCACGCACCAACCATGTCCTTCCCTGTTGCGGGCACGTTAATGATCGAACCGACGGAATCTGAAAATTTAGAAGAACTAGACCGCTTCTGTGATGCCATGATTCAGATTCGCGGAGAAATCAGCAAGGTGCAAGCTGGTGAATGGCCACTAGAAGACAACCCGCTAGTCAATGCTCCACATACCGCAGACAGCCTCCTAGACATGGAGTGGAATCACGCTTATTCTCGCAAAGAAGCGGCTTATCCA